One genomic region from Ptychodera flava strain L36383 chromosome 14, AS_Pfla_20210202, whole genome shotgun sequence encodes:
- the LOC139148971 gene encoding monocarboxylate transporter 14-like, producing MWLWIVGNVLAYLSLLFPFVNMIKFMTTIGIPELRGAFALTIMGIADLLGRITTSLVGDRLPFHVIYLYCLSYVVMALSIFSLLLITSFSGMVIFVSGFGFCTGVINSLLFKACMDLFGMEILPEAWTLTDVASGLAVMVGPSIAGVTYDHTQSFRVAFYIGGGLYILATLIFLCIPRVQKRKIWNRRVYG from the exons ATGTGGCTCTGGATTGTCGGAAATGTCTTGGCGTACCTGTCTTTGCTATTTCCCTTTGTTAACATG ATAAAATTCATGACAACGATTGGAATTCCAGAATTGCGGGGAGCTTTTGCCCTCACTATTATGGGCATTGCAGATCTACTGGGTCGTATAACAACGTCTTTGGTTGGTGACCGTCTTCCATTCCATGTGATCTACCTTTATTGTCTATCGTACGTAGTGATGGCACTTAGCATCTTCAGTTTACTTCTGATAACCTCTTTCTCCGGGATGGTGATTTTTGTGTCAG GTTTTGGATTCTGTACTGGCGTGATAAATTCCCTCTTGTTCAAAGCGTGTATGGATCTTTTCGGCATGGAGATATTGCCAGAGGCTTGGACACTGACTGATGTGGCAAGTGGCCTTGCGGTAATGGTTGGTCCAAGCATTGCAG GTGTGACATACGACCACACACAGTCCTTCAGGGTCGCTTTCTACATCGGTGGGGGTCTGTACATTTTGGCAACACTCATTTTCCTGTGTATTCCACGAGTTCAGAAGAGGAAAATCTGGAACCGGAGAGTCTATGGTTAG